Part of the Kitasatospora sp. NBC_00374 genome is shown below.
GACGCCGCCCTTGTCGATGGTCGAGCCCTTGTCGAGCACCACCGGATTCCCGTTGGCGTCACGGATCTTGGCACCGTCCGGCCCGGTCACGGTGCCGTCCTCGTTCACCTTCGAGCCCGCCGGGAGCTTGAAGACGCTCCCGATCGGAGGCGGCAGCCCGATGGTGGTGCCCGGCGGCACCATTCGGGGCTTCCCGTCAGCGCCCAGCAGCGGCTTGCCGTCGGGCCCGATCAGCTCGCCCTTCTCGTTGACCTTGGTGCCGGGAGGCACGGTCAGCGGCTTGCCGTCCTTGCCCAGCAGCGGCTTGCCGTTCTTGTCCAGGAGCGCCGACTGGCCGCCGCCTCCGCCGACGCCGCCGAGGTTGCCCGTCACGGGCGGCGGCGGGCCGGTCTTGGTCTTCGGCGGCGGGGGACCCGCGCCCATCGACCCGAGATCCGGGCCCTTGTCGTCCTTCGGTCCGTCCTTGCCGCCGGGCCCGCCATCGGTCTTCGAGTCTTCCGTGGCGGGCGGCTTGTCGGTCGGGAATATCATCGCGGGTGGCTTGAACGAGCCGAGCATCCCGGCCGCCGTGCCGAAGTCCCGCGTCAACTGGATGTCCGCCGCCCTCGCCGCGCTGTCGAGCGTCCACGCCGCCCAGAACGTCCACCACCGCTTGGCCGTGGCCTCCAGAGCCAGCGCGAACGGGCTGTCGCCGCCGTCCGTCGGTGTGATGCCGCCCTCACGATTCACCCAGGTGACCTTGTCGGAATCCTTGTCGTACGTCGGCGTCAGGTTCCCCGTTTCCATCATGAAAGCCAGCCGCAGGCAGGCGTGCGGCCAGGAGAGTGAGCCCTTGTCCTCCTTGTAGGTCCACCCGCCGGCGAAGTCGGGGATGTGCTCGTCCGAACGCCACTTGTTGTAGCCGTCGTTGTACATCGTCCGGTGCGCCGTGCGCAGCGCCTCGCCGGCGTGCTGCAGGCCCGCCGCGATTCTGCCGCTGTCACCGCCGAGCCGCTGGTGCACCTGGTCGAACTCGCTCCGGAGCCCGATCAGGACCTCCTTGAAGCGGCCGGCGGCACTGCCCTGGAAGTCGCTTCCCGCACCGTCCACGGAGTCGGCCCAGCCCTGGACCTTCTTCTGCTGCAGCCCGCACCAGGTGTCCAGCCCCGCGATGGCGGTCGCCGCGTTGTCGAAGCTGGCGGCGCTCGTCCTGCCGTTGTCCCCGGAGCCCCAGATCAGCGGGCTCAGGATGTTCTCCGCGGCCCATTCGAAGTTCCCGAGCGTGGTGTTGCTGGATCCCGCGGGCGGATCGTCCCAGGTGGGCCAGTTGAATGTGGCTCCCACCAAGGTGGTGTAGTGCTGCAGACCGTTGGGCGTCAGGTCCGGGTACACCCACTCCGCCCACATGTCGTAGCCGGAGTAGTGGTAGTAGTCGCTCTTCTTCTTGCGGTCGTTCTGGGACCACGAGTTGGCCGTCGTGACCGTCACGTACCCGATCCACTTCTCGGCGGTCACGTCCTCGCGGGTGGTGATCGTGGACTGGTTCTGGCCCGCGAACGCCCTGAGCATGTCCTCCCAGGGGTGGGACTTCGGAGTCGGCTTCTCTTCCGCCATGGCTACTTTCCGGTGAGGTGGGATCAGGTCGCGGCGGGACACCGAGGGGCCGGACGGTCTGTCGGATCCGCCCGGCCTCCGACGGCGATCAGCCGATCTTGGGCGGGGCCGAACCCCATGGCAGACCGTCGAGGATCTCCATCATCTGAGCCGCGGTCAGGGACTCGTGCTCCCCCTCGCCGAGCTTCGTCACCGCCTGCTGGAGGCCCACCACGATCTTGTCGATGTCGTCGTGAATGGTCACCAGGGCGGAGTCCAGGCTCGTGCGGTACGCGTCGAACTGCGACCGCAGGTACTTGGCCGGGGCGTACACGTCATTGCCCGGCAGCAAGGGCGGCCAGTTGGCCAGTTCCGCCTTCCTGCTGCCCACCTCCCCCTCGAAGGTCACCAGTTGGTCCGCGAACGTGTTCAGGCCCTCCAGCGAGACCTTGATGGTTTCGCCACCCATGCGCGGTCACCCCTCGCTGCTAGTGGAACCCCTTGGAGGCGTCCAAGTCCGACTGCTGCATGATCTCGTGCATGGTGTTGAGCGTCCTGGCCGCGGCGGCGATGTCCTCGTCCATCTGGCGCTCGTTGTTGGACACCACCCGGGCGAACTCCTCGAACGCGGTGGCCGCGGTGCCCTGGAAGTGACCGCCGTCGATCACGGTGCTCAGCTGCTTGACCAGGGTGTCCAGGTTGCCGGTCATCAGGGACCCGGCCTTCTGGAGCTCCTGGACCGCCTGTGCCACCGTCTCGTGGTGAAGGTGGATGTTTCCGAACTCCATCGGTGTACTCCTCTCGGTGTTTTCTGCCGCCGGGCCGTCAGGCGCCCTGCAGCCCGTCGTAGATGCCGTCGGCGGCGTGCGTCCGGGCGTCGTCCTCGGCCTGGGTGAGGATCTGGCTCGCGTCCTGGGTGCTCTGGACGAAGTGCTCGAAGGCCTGGATGACCTGGTTGTACCGCTGCATCCAGTCCTCGATCTTCGCCTGGAAGGTGCTGCTCGCCCCGGAGATGTAGCCGGCGGCGACCTCCTCCTTGATCCGCTCGACCGTCCGGCCGGCGGTCACCATGTTCTCGATCTGCGTCTCCAGGCTCGCGAGAACCTGGCGGATCGCCTCGTCCTCCTTGACCAACATGGACATCGCTGGTGCTCCTTCCTCTGCTCGCGGGGCCACGGGTGCGGCGCCGCACACGCGTCATCAGGGTCAACGGGCGTGCCGTGCGGGACGGTTCAGCCACATGGCGGCGGACTCGGTGCGGTCGTCGGGGCCGCCACCACACCGTCGGCCATGGCGGCGGGGTCGAGGGCCGGCCCGACGGGCAGCAGGTCGAGGACCGTGGCCGGGACGGCCACCGGGGTGGCGTTCGCGTAGCCGAGCTGCTTGACCACGGCGGCGGACGGCAGCGGGTACTTCACGCCGCCCTCGGTGACCAGGTAGGCGGTGGTGCCGGCGCCCCCGCCGGACAGGGCCCGGACCAGGGCTCCGCGGCCGGGCCGGACGGCGATCCGGTCGGCGGCGGGGCAGCCGGCCACCACCCCCGGCTGGACGACCGGGGGGCGGCCCGCGGCCGCGTCGGCGCCGGCCAGCACCGTGACCGTGCTGGTGGGCGCACCGGCCCCCGTGTGCAGGTCGGCGCAGACGCCCTCGCCGCGCCCGGGCACGACCAGGGCGGGCGGCGCGTCGGGCAGCAAGGCCGGGGCGGGCACGCCGGGCGCCTTGTGGGCGGCGAGGTCGGCGGGGAAGATCTCCGCGACCGTCGGGGCGGCGTCGCCGTAGGCGCTCTGGGTGCGCGGATCGCCGCGCAGCAGGTCGAACTGGGTTCTGGTGAGCGGGGCCAGGCCCTCCGGCAGGAGGACGTAATGCGCGCCGCCGGGTGCCTCGAAGAGCTGGCCGATCCGGGTGGGGCGGCCGGCGAGCACCGGCCCGGGCGTTCCGCGCCCGGGGACGGCCGGGGCCGCCAGGTCCGGGCCGGCGGGCAGCGCGTTCACCAGGCCGGCCGGCACCGGGAACGGCACGACGTCGCCGTAACCGAGTGCCTGCAGTGCCCAGTTGGCGGTGTCGACGCGCAGCCGCCGGCCCTGCCAGAGCAGGTGGACCGCGCCGTCGGGCGTGCCGACCAGGACGGCCTGTGCCGGGGCCGGTGCGTTGCCCTCCGTCGCCGGGTCCACCAGCAGCGCGAGCTTCGGGACGACGGGACTGCTCGGGCCGTTCGGGCCGGGCTGGGTGGTGCCGCAGACGAGCCAGGAGGTACCGGCCAGTTCGGCGGCCGACGGCAGCCCGTCCGGCGCGCCGACGATGCCGACCGGCCCGCCGCGCGGCGCGCCCTCCAGGGAGTCCCGGCCGACCTGGCGGACAACCATCTGGTCGCCCGCCACCAGCTTGGCGCTGGTGTCGTTGAGCACCGGGTGCAGTTGCCCGCCGAGGTAGAGGTACCGGGCGCCGTTCTCCTTGACCGTCACGAGGGTGCCGGGTTTGGCCCATTCGGCGTCGCCGCCGGGCTTGACCAGCCCGTACACGGCGACGCCGAGGCCGACCAGCACCGCCAGGGCCAGCCCGTTGAGGGTGCCTCTGGTGGTGCGGCCGGTGGGGGTGTCGGGCACGTCGGGCTCGGCCCGCAGCATGCCGGAGGCGAGCCTGCTCATCACGAACAGGTGGGCCTGCACCTGGTCGCGTCGGGACTGCATCCGGTTCCTCCCTGGGCTTCCGGGACGTCGGACCGCGCCCCCACCCCGCTGTACGGCCCCGGCGGGCCGCGGAGTTCACCCGGGCCGGGCGGATCTTCGGCCGACCCCCGCCGACCGGGTGGCCGACCCCCGGCGGACGGCGGGTGCCGGCGGCACCCTACTCGCCGGTAGGCTTTCTCCCCCGCCGTTCGGGGCGATGGCGATACGGGCGGCACAGGCGGCACAGGCACGGCAGGGGAAACGGGACGATGGAGATACGGCTGCTCGGCCCGGTCGAGCTGCGGCTCGCCGACGGCAACGCCGCCGGGCTGGGCGGCGCGCAGCGGCGGGCGGTGCTCGCCCTGCTCGCGATGGAGCTGGGCCGGGCCGTGCCCGTGGAGCGATTCCTCGAGCTGCTCTGGGCCGACGCACCGCCGACGCACGCGAAGGCCGCCCTCCAGGGGCACGTCGCGGCGCTGCGCAAGGTCCTGACCGGCTCGGGGTTCACGCTCGCCACCCGCGCGCCCGGCTACCGGCTCGACGGAGACCCCGACGCGGTCGATGCGCTCTCCGCCCGGGCGCTGGCCGCACGCGCCGCCGGGACCGCGGACGACGCCACCGCCGCGGCACTGCTCCAGCAGGCGCTCCCGCTGTGGCGCGGCGCGGCCCTCGCCGACCTGCCGCCCACACCGCTCTGCGCCGCCCTGGCCCGCCGGCTCGACGAGGACCGGACCGAGGCCCTCACCGCGTGGGCGCAGCGGCAGCTGCGACTCGGACACGGTCACACGGCCGTCCCCGCGCTGGAGCAGAGCGTCCGCGCGGACGGGCTGCGCGAGCCCACGATCGCCTTGCTGATGCGCTGTCTGCACCAGAGCGGCCGCGGCCCGGACGCGCTCCGCGCCTACCACCGGGCCCGCGCGCGGCTGGACGAGGAGCTCGGCGTTCCGCCGGGGCCCCCGCTGCAGCAGGCCCTGGCCGAGGTGCTGGCGGCCGGCCGGGCCATCGAGGACGCACCCGGCACCGGCGGCAGCGCGCCCGGTAGCGCCGCGGCCGCACCCGGCACGCCCCACGCCTCGCCGGCGATGAGTCACCTTCCGGGGCCGCCCAGGCGCTTTGTCGGACGCGACGCGGAGGACCGCTGGCTCGACCGGCAGTGCGGGCAGAGCCGGACCGGGGACGGCCTGGCCGTGGTCGCCGGCCCCGCAGGCGTCGGCAAGACCGCCCTGGTGATCCGGTGGGCGCACCGTGCCACGGCGGGCTTCCCGGACGGCCGGCTCTTCGCGGACCTGCGCGGCTTCGACCCGGCCGGCCCGGGCGACCCCGCGCAGGTCCTGACGCGCTTCCTCCGGGAGCTGGGCCTGCCCGAGCAGGCGATCCCCGAGGACCGGGCCGCGCGCGCGGCGCTCTTCCGGGAGCACACCCGGCAGCGCCGGCTACTCGTCGTGCTGGACAACGCCCGGTCCGTCGCCGACGTCGCCGACCTGCTGCCGTCGGGGCCCGGCTGCGCCACGGTGGTCACCAGCCGGAACAGTCTGGAGGACCTGGTGGTCACCGACGGCGCCGCCCTGCTCCAGCTCGCCGCGCTGCCCGCCGCCGACGCGTACCACCTGCTGGAACGCCAGCTGACCGCCGAGCGCGTGGCGGCCGAGCCGGAGTCGGCCGGGCGGCTGATCGAGCTGTGCGACCGGCTCCCGCTGGCCCTGCGGATCGTCGCGGGCCGCCTCGCCGCCCGCCCGGGCTGGCGGGTCGCCGATCTGGTGGACGAGCTGACCGACGAACGCACCCGGCTGGCCGCCCTCGGCACCCCGGGCGGGGTCGCCAGCGTCCGGACCGCGCTCTCCGTGACACACCATCATCTCCCGGACGTCGCACGGCAGCTGCTCGCGCTGCTGACCGTGCACCCGGGAGCCGAGGTCGATCAGTACGGGGCCGCCGTCCTGCTCGACACGGACGCCGACGGGGCCCGGCACGCGCTCGGCTCGCTCGCGGCCTACCACCTGCTGACGGAGCCCACGCCCGGCCGCTTCGGCCGGCACGACCTCGTCCGGCTCTACGGCGCGGAGCAGTTCGACCGGTTCTCCCCGGAGCGGCAGCGGCAGGCGTTCCGGCGCCTGGTCGACTACGAGCTGACCGCCGCCGGGATGGCCGTGCAGCGGCTGAACCCGTACCACGAGCCGTTCCGGCCGCCGGGGCCCGGGCCGCGGGCGCTTCCCCGGCTCGCCGACGTCCCGGCCACGCTCGCCTGGTGCCAGGCGGAGGAGCCGGTGCTCCGCGCACTGGTGACAGCCGCGACCGACCTCGCCGAGTACGAGCGCGCCTGGCGCCTGGCCCGGACGACCGCGACCCTGTACTACGGCGCCGGGCGCTTCTCGGACCGGCTCGACTGCCTGCGGATCGGGCTGCGGGCCGCCCAGCTGGACGGCGGCCGGGAGGGGCTCGCCGCCATGGAGACGACGACGGCCTGCGCGCTCGGGTCGAGTGGGCGCGTCGCGGAGGCGCTGCCGCTCGCCGGGCGGGCCGCCGACCGGACCACGCCGGACGACGGCGAGCTGCACATCCACGCCCTCTCCGTGCGCGCCTCGATGGCCGCCCTGGCCGGGGATCCGGCCGGGGCCGACCGGCTCTCGCAGGCTGCCCTCGCCCTGATCCGGAGCAGCGGGCTGCGCGAGCACGCCGCCACCGTGCTCAGCAACGCGGCGGCCATCAAGGTCGTCCTGGGCGACCCGGTCGCCGCACTGGACCACGCCCGGGAGACGCGCGCCCTGCTGGCCGGGAACCCGACGGCCAACGCCCACGTGTGGGCGATGGTCAGCGAGGCCCTCGCCCGCCAGGCGCTGGGCGAACGGGAAGCGGCCGAGCACGTCTGGCGGGACGCGCTGCACCGGTGCCGCTCGAGCGGGAACGTGCGGCTCCACGCCCTGGCTCGGCGTCACTTCGCCGACTTCCTGGCCGGCACGGGCCGGGCCGACGAGGCCCGCGACCACCTGCGGGCGGCGGGCGAGCT
Proteins encoded:
- a CDS encoding WXG100 family type VII secretion target encodes the protein MEFGNIHLHHETVAQAVQELQKAGSLMTGNLDTLVKQLSTVIDGGHFQGTAATAFEEFARVVSNNERQMDEDIAAAARTLNTMHEIMQQSDLDASKGFH
- a CDS encoding BTAD domain-containing putative transcriptional regulator; the protein is MEIRLLGPVELRLADGNAAGLGGAQRRAVLALLAMELGRAVPVERFLELLWADAPPTHAKAALQGHVAALRKVLTGSGFTLATRAPGYRLDGDPDAVDALSARALAARAAGTADDATAAALLQQALPLWRGAALADLPPTPLCAALARRLDEDRTEALTAWAQRQLRLGHGHTAVPALEQSVRADGLREPTIALLMRCLHQSGRGPDALRAYHRARARLDEELGVPPGPPLQQALAEVLAAGRAIEDAPGTGGSAPGSAAAAPGTPHASPAMSHLPGPPRRFVGRDAEDRWLDRQCGQSRTGDGLAVVAGPAGVGKTALVIRWAHRATAGFPDGRLFADLRGFDPAGPGDPAQVLTRFLRELGLPEQAIPEDRAARAALFREHTRQRRLLVVLDNARSVADVADLLPSGPGCATVVTSRNSLEDLVVTDGAALLQLAALPAADAYHLLERQLTAERVAAEPESAGRLIELCDRLPLALRIVAGRLAARPGWRVADLVDELTDERTRLAALGTPGGVASVRTALSVTHHHLPDVARQLLALLTVHPGAEVDQYGAAVLLDTDADGARHALGSLAAYHLLTEPTPGRFGRHDLVRLYGAEQFDRFSPERQRQAFRRLVDYELTAAGMAVQRLNPYHEPFRPPGPGPRALPRLADVPATLAWCQAEEPVLRALVTAATDLAEYERAWRLARTTATLYYGAGRFSDRLDCLRIGLRAAQLDGGREGLAAMETTTACALGSSGRVAEALPLAGRAADRTTPDDGELHIHALSVRASMAALAGDPAGADRLSQAALALIRSSGLREHAATVLSNAAAIKVVLGDPVAALDHARETRALLAGNPTANAHVWAMVSEALARQALGEREAAEHVWRDALHRCRSSGNVRLHALARRHFADFLAGTGRADEARDHLRAAGELYTAHGDVRLAEGLDRKLAGPREHQALPPVTSANGSRSRGTMRIA
- the eccB gene encoding type VII secretion protein EccB, coding for MQSRRDQVQAHLFVMSRLASGMLRAEPDVPDTPTGRTTRGTLNGLALAVLVGLGVAVYGLVKPGGDAEWAKPGTLVTVKENGARYLYLGGQLHPVLNDTSAKLVAGDQMVVRQVGRDSLEGAPRGGPVGIVGAPDGLPSAAELAGTSWLVCGTTQPGPNGPSSPVVPKLALLVDPATEGNAPAPAQAVLVGTPDGAVHLLWQGRRLRVDTANWALQALGYGDVVPFPVPAGLVNALPAGPDLAAPAVPGRGTPGPVLAGRPTRIGQLFEAPGGAHYVLLPEGLAPLTRTQFDLLRGDPRTQSAYGDAAPTVAEIFPADLAAHKAPGVPAPALLPDAPPALVVPGRGEGVCADLHTGAGAPTSTVTVLAGADAAAGRPPVVQPGVVAGCPAADRIAVRPGRGALVRALSGGGAGTTAYLVTEGGVKYPLPSAAVVKQLGYANATPVAVPATVLDLLPVGPALDPAAMADGVVAAPTTAPSPPPCG